The Solea senegalensis isolate Sse05_10M linkage group LG18, IFAPA_SoseM_1, whole genome shotgun sequence DNA segment CATCGACTGCATGTGAACGCCGCGGCGCGCTCTTTGAAGACGCACTTACGCATTCAGTCCAATTGCTATTTACAGTAGCAGAGGCTTAAGGCTAATGTGATCAAGTGAAGGGGTTTACTGAGCAGCTGAGACACGTAAGACATGCTCCACAGCAACTGGTTCCATATCTGGTGTGTTTAATAAACACACTTGTTAACAATGATGCGTAATAGTACTGCAGACAGGTTTATAGGGGGAATGATCTGGGTTCAGTGGAACAAAGGCCACACAAGTGTGAATTCTTTTGGGAAGAGTTCTTGAAATAAACTGTAATAGACTCAGTACTGTGAagtttttgtgtaatttttctCCTCAAAACTACCTTGTTTTTTGTCAACCTCTCGGTTCTGAGGTTAATTTGCACACGTGTTTTCAGGGACCACAgcgacaaagacaaagaagtaATTACATTTACGCGTGTTACTGTAATAAtagagttttttgtttgtttgtttgtttgtttttttagtgttcTTGTACTttacaaagtcatttttaaaatttggaATTTTAGTTAAGTATATTTTTTGGaacttcactacattttaaatcacatccgttttTGAGTAAAAGAATACATTCATGCACCAGAAACTGgaaatgaatgaggacaggtgagtgaataatgaggacaggtgaatggtggggacaagtgaatgatgaggacagatggatgatggggacaagtgaatgatggggacaggtgaatgatgggaacaggtgaatgatggggacaggtgaatgatggggacaggtgaatgacatggggacaggtgaatggcgggacaggtgaatggcgaggacaggtgaatgatgaggacaggtgaatgatggggacaggtgaatgatgaggacagttgaatgacagggacaggtgaatgacgaggacaggtgaatgacgaggacaggtgaacctCACTTGGTTTGTTAGTGGAAATGTACAGGGATAACATTgtaattgtggttagattaaggttttTGAAGTCAGTGCAATGTGTCGCATGTGTGTAATGAGGTTTGTGTCATTATGTAAAGTTATGTAAATGACAGAGGGAGTCAATGACAAACAGTTCTCAAACTGCATCATTTACTGTGTAAGCGTCCAGTTTATCTTAATGTAATAGCTGCTCATCAGCGCTCCGCGCCCTCTGATCGCTTCTAATCGCATCCAACCAAGGACGacctcaaaaaaaacacatttgacacacaCCAGGAGCAACCTGACCTCTGCGATGATAagatcccacacacacaaactccagatacagaaaaaataaacctgtaaacacactttttcCCTGAGAACACGGTGGTcgatgttggtttttttttttaacagcttctGGGCCTGTTTACGTTGTCGACAACAACTTGCATGCTGCTTAACTCTGACAGGAATATTTTGGCATTTAATGGAGCCATAAAAGCGAGTGCCGTCAGGAAGATTTGTGCCTCACTCGTGCTCCCCGAGCATCTTTTTATCAGCCATTTATCATCCGGGTCCAGTTTCATGAATACTGCATGGATGCAGTGGCACTCTATCGGCGTGAGCGTATTGActccaaaaaacaaagaggCTTCATTGTCATAAGTGACTTTCTGACCCGTGAGGTTAAAAGGTCACGGCTGTAAACACAGGAGCATAAAAGGCCTGcctgagtgtgtctgtgttctgcgTGTGATCTGATCGCCTGGAGGCCAACCGTGATTAGATAAGCAGCCAATGACAGACAGAACAGGAGGATAAAGCTGCAATCACATCAGGCTGAATTGACTGTAATTACAAGCTGCCCACTGAGAAAGACTCTTTATGCTGCCGTCCTGCTGACAATAACAAATCAGAGCATTTATAGATCAGATATTTTTTTCCTACGTGGCGTCACGTCTGATTTGTTTGGTCGGATTTCTTTGCTTAACTTGATGAACATGAATCGAATGCATTTTCTTCAGGgtcacagaaaacattttatattttcaggCCAAATGATTTTCCTTTTATCTACAAACACTCTCAGTTTGtctttgatgtaaaaaaatggaaaattaaaGTGGCTTTCCAAGCTGCATATGAGCAGTAAGTTAATATTAGAGAAGAAATTAGATTGTAATACCTTGATGTTCGGTGGTTGTGACACTTTCCCATTCAGGAGTGAAgtcaatattaaaaatgaaatcctTCAATAAACACCTGAACTGTAATGTAAGGTTTTAATTCTCTCTGTCGGCTGTTtcacacagaaatgaacaaGTGTACAGTGAAGCTAGCTCCACTATCGCCTCATCTTTTTCACTATTTTAAACTCCACCAACTGTGTCGGTCTTGtccttttcatttcatctttaacttttttaatttgtctgttttaattcatcctaacttctgtgtgtttgatttatcttcTCATTTAAGATGTGAAGTGACCTTCAGCCCGACGGAGGATTAGgaccaaactgaaaagaaacaaatgtttaatccttataataaagtcataatattacgagaataaagtggaaatattacgagaataaagtggatatattacgagaataaagtcataatattacgagaataaagtggatatattacgagaataaagtcgtaatagtataagaataaagttgtaatattacgagaataaagacgtaatattatgagaataaagtcgtaatattatgataataaagaCGTAATAGtataagaataaagttgtaatattatgagaataaagttgtaatattatgagaataaagtagtaatattatgagaataaagtcgtaatagtataagaataaagttgtaatattataagaataaagttgtaatattatgagaataaagttgtaatattatgagaataaaattgtagtgttatgagaataaagtcattattaatCAAGCAAAGACGATCAACTGCAGCATGAGAAACACACAGCgcaattcaattttaaaattgaattaacCATAcaaaatatcataatattacgactttattctcataatgttacgacgTTGTCCTCGTCGTCAGAATAATTCAGATTCAAAAGCCCAAACAAAAGCCATAAACACTCCTTTTCTGTGAACAAAACACATTGTCTGTTGCGTGTTTGAGCTGCGACGAGGCCAAAGACATTATTTACGTTGGCTCAGCCTCCTGCAGcagatgatgtttgatgatggtgtgtgtgtgtgtgtgtgtgtgtgtgtgacattgaCTTTGCTACCATCCATTTAAAATAATGGATACTGTGGACCCTGCGCTGAATTGAATGGGCAGAGTTGGCTGTCTGTtttgatttatgtgtgtgtgtgtgtatgtgtgtgtgtgtgtcagtaggGTTGTTCTGTCTCAAGTCCCAGTGTTGCATATCAGTTTGTGGCACACGCCCCCGTTGCATGGAAATAGATGGCacaggggggagagagagagagagagagagcgtgcaGAACACATTTCCTGCATAACTCCCTCACCCATTCCCGCTGCCTTCCCCCTCCCACTTTGGGCTTTTGAGTGAGAGTGcctcagcagcaacagcagcatgctcccctctctccctctccctcattCTTGCTCTCCCTCCTCGTCTACCTCaggcactctctctctctctcttactctcctTCAGTCACAGGGGGGGATTCTCCGTAACCAGCTGTAGCCTCACTACACTCACTCATCATCACCGTTCCTCTGAGGttgttctgtctttttctcttttttttctttttgcatttttccaCTCTGAATTTAATTCCTCAGCTGCTGATGTCACAGCTTacatcaagtgtgtgtgtggatgctaCCAAGGTGCGAGGGATGGGGAGAGGAGACAACTTTGAGGCTGCGGACACTGCACCTCTCCACTGAACCGAGACTCTTTGGACAGGTTCATTAACTGTTGAGAGACTCTTCAGCAATGGAGCGATTTCTGTTGTAGTggatgtctcttttttttttattttcccctcttcttctcGAGTCTTCTGGATATtgattctctcttttctcttctcctttgaTTCCACCTGCGCGCGTGTTTCGTCTCCCAGACACCCCGTGGCAAtatgttggtgtttttatggagtgtgaaatatttgcagtgcatgtgaagttttttttctttttcttggagGAGCAAAGTGAGACAAAGCATGGCTGATGGACGTGCAGCCGAGTGTTGAACGATCCCTCGATCCAGGGAGGCAGCTCAGGTAAGACTTCATGTTCCCGTTCACTTCTTACAATTAAGATTGTTGAGGTTATCAGAGCACATACCAGACGAGTCTGTTAATGAGGACTGAAATGGTTTAACGACCTCTCCCGATTTCATCTCTGCCCCCTGGTGATTTTGCAACAACTCAAATGAGTCTCCACTCAGTCTCTGTCACCTAAGTACTAGTTTGGACAAGCGTGAGTTATTACTAAGTGTTCCTACAACAGTTGAACCAACCCTGAACAGTCGGCCTTTGGCTTTTTTATGTACAAACACTCTGTACGTCTGTCTGCACAATGTCAGTGTGTGATGATGCGTCAGCCTTCAGATATTcagctgataaaaaaagaaatgacccAATAACTACAGCTCTTGCACCAATCGGAAATACTTTAAAACTGTTCATCTTGTCAGTATTAAGTCATTAAAATGCCAACTTCTGGATTGTGCTTCTTAATGTCTGTCCTTTAATCAGCGTGTCGCACAAAAAGACACCGTTTCAGAAGCTGTCCAATATCGTGAACGACTTGGCAGAGGTTGTGCAGCCTCTGTACACGTGCATGCTGTACGTGGGTTGGATTATATTGGCGCGGCTGTTTCTTTGGTTCAATCTGAGACTGCACCTCGGCAAACAGATACTTGGATAGATGTGTTTCATCAAAAGAAAAGTTGAAATAACTCAAACACGCCACAGTAATCAACAAAACGTCGTCATTTACCCATCGAGAGCCACCCAAGTGACATGATCGTTCAAGGGCAAGTCCATGTATAAAGAATAGAGCTGATTACTGTGTCATTTCTGTTCTCACACGTCACAGAAATGACCACCGTGTCCATGGAGCCTGTGCGAGTCCTCTCAGAAAGGGGCACCAATGCCACTGACCCCCCGGTGAGCGCTCACGAGGACACCGCCGCCACCTTCACCATCGGCACCATCCTCTCCATCATGTGCCTCGTCGGCGTCTCGGGGAACATCTACACCTTGGTGGTCATGTGCCAGTCCATGAGGACGGCGGCGTCCATGTACATCTACATTATAAACTTGGCTCTGGCCGACCTGCTGTACCTGCTCACCATCCCCTTCATCGTCTGCACACACTTCCTGAAGGAGTGGTACTTCGGGAACACGGGCTGCCGGATTCTGATCAGCATGGACTTCCTGACCATGCACGCCAGCATCTTCACGCTGACCATCATGAGCACGGAGCGCTACTTTGCCGTGCTCAAGCCACTCGACACGGTGAAGCGGTCTAAAAGCTACCGGAAGGCCATCGCTCTGCTGGTGTGGGCGGCCTCTCTTATTCTGACTCTGCCGATGGTTGTGAGCATCCAGCTCATGACGGTGGGCACCAAGGCCATGTGTCAGTCCACCCTGTCCCGACTCTCCTACAAGGTTTACATCTCCTTCCTGTTTTGTACTAGCATCGTTGCTCCAGGACTGATCATCGGCTTTCTCTACACTCAGCTCGCACGCACCTACTGGGTTTCACAGACGGAGACCTTCAAACAGACCAAGAAACTCCCCAATCAAAAGGTGAGTGATGTTTCTTTAACAGAGTTTTATGGtttcattcatgtgtgtatatgtgctcAGCTTTGTATGACAACTTCTCTGAAATGAAGTCTTCCGAGTTCAACAACAAGACACTTGTTCTTCTAAACTGATAGAGATGTTCATTTCTTAAGACCCTTGGCACCGGAACGAGCAGGAGTTCATCATAAATTCAACTGTTTCCCCCGACaacatttggtttggtttaggAACAGGAATAGTTTGGTTACGgtaagtgaaaacacactggGCTTAAAAAGAATTACTTACGTAATACTGtgggggtaaaaaaataaaaatacatgagCTCAGGCATAAAAAGTTAAGAAGTTGTTGACCTATACAACAACTTATCCTTCTCTCTGATTTAGGGTTAAGATAAGGTTCATGTGGCAGTGATGCTTAAAGTGTGGGCCATGGCCCCCTGGTGGGctgtataatataatttaaagataaatattatgttttctAAATCGAGAAGACCCAAGTTTGCAACcaggtcggaacaagggccattctacatgttcttcctgtgtgtgcatgggtttccaacaggttctccagtttcctcccacagtccaaaaattcATTCAGATTTGGGGATCAGGCCAATTGGACACTTTAatttgaccataggtgtgagtgttagagtggatggttgtttgtctctataaggctctgtgatggactggcaatctcagctgagattgacaccaGTGAcccttaaaaaaacatactgatCAGAAGAAATTAAGTCAAGCCATTGGATTTGAGACACATGTTTCCATACACTGTTACTACAAAGCAATTGTTTTTCAGGTGGTGAATAGGAAAGCATACAGTTGTCATGAAAGGTTTTGTGCAAACAATATTCTCAATTTCAATTGCTAAGTTTGGAAAAAGGCTGCTCTAGTACAATATCTGGTGAGTTGGTATATCGAGATGTGAATTtattcttacataaattctgcaaacaaacaactacaaaGAAGGAAGTGATAATTAGgtgaaactgaaatgctataatcaATTTCGTACAAACGAAAATGGTCTATATCctgagcaaataacacaataacGAGCAGCTGTTTATCCACAGAATTCCCTTCCAAAAAGGTTTATACAACGCTGTCAATCAGACAGACAGTTCCTCTAATCATTGTGTAGAAGCCCAGCGTCCACTCCCGCCCATCCTTCCACCTACTGTcgtggaagctgagcttccctggaagtgacctGGATTTTGCCGCATTTTGCcaatttgtccaaaaaaaataataattctgtgccatcccatagagaacagttgaagccgagcttcaagtggttttaatgcagaggctgTCATGGGAATACGAAAATAAACAGCttattctgaacaaactagtgacacgtttagtattgaaatgtaaatacaacacagtaaatatctgataacattttagaggaaactaaactgaactgtCCTTGTTGTCTTAGAGAAATCGCCACTGATTAGAGAGAGGACAGtctgcagtgttgtcattggtTATGATTCTTTTGGTTCCTTGGTGGTTGCACCACACTTGACCTTTTCATTGCACAAGCTGCCATTCAGCAGAAGGAGGATACAGGCTAATCCGGCTGGCGAAACCTCATATTTGCACTGGAAGCCCAAATGTACAAAGAACCACAGACCTTTCACTCATAAAAACTGATTCTGTCATAATCCTCATGGAGAGTGCAGCGACTCCTGAGGGTGGGGGCCCTGTATCATGTCGCTCATAGGCTATAATGGCATTCTTTCTCAAAGCTTCTGTTTCCCTGGCACAGTTTTGTCAACAACCGTGTCAACACGGCTGATGACCGGATGCCAGTAAAGAGTGTTTGGCTATCTGCTTGAACTATTCCACTAACAATCCCTCCTTCTGCTGAcgcagatattttatttttcattcccTGGTTGCTCTCCGCTCATGCTGAGACAAAAGCTCATCCAATTTCCTTCATAGCAGGGCCAAAGGTCAGTTCCATGTTATGACTGTGATTAACAATGTGACAAATGTAGAGCCCTatgcaatgtgtttttttatctcttaatatctgttttttaaatggcaaaacGTGTCTTCAAATGTGAGTGAATAAAGATATACTTGTTTTTATCATGTGCTTTAAGTCTGAAATACAAAAAGTGCACTCAATATgaggtttatgccacagctaTCAttggttattttcatttttaatgtttctgcgatgattaatacaccagtatgaaGAAGCTTTTTGACccaaatgatatttttaatgcttaaGTACAATTATTGTTATCTACAGAAGCACTGAAAAACCCtagtaaaacacattattatttcttgaataagatgtcaaattatagtttaTGTGCTTGCATTCCTGAGCAGAAAAATtgagttttagtggttgaatgtttaTGCTTGATTCacttctgacttctcagagaagaagcccagtgaccCGGCTCAAATTTGGGTGTACATTTTAAGTTTTTGAACAAATCTTTTGGACAGCTGATCTATTAAaagactgtaaaagaaaaaattgtGTGATCTAAAAGCAGCAGAAGTGCACTTCTTccattaaatgttacacactgcacctttgaAGAGGCCAATGTTTAACAGACTGCTGTGGAACCTCATAACTGGTCCATCTCTCTTTGGTCCTCTCCTTCTCAAGGTGTTGTACCTGATCTTCACCATCGTGCTCCTCTTCTGGGCGTGCTTCCTGCCGTTCTGGATCTGGCAGCTGCTGTTCCAGTTCTACCCGACGCTGTCGCTCTCCGCCGAAGCCAAGCGCAACATCAACTACCTGACCACGTGTCTGACGTACTCCAACAGCTGCATCAACCCCTTCCTCTACACGCTGCTCACCAAGAACTACAAGGAGTACCTGCGGAAGCACAAGCGCTCCTGGTCGGCTGGCAGCTACTTCAACAGAAGGAGCCGGTTCCAGCGTTCGCCCCGGAGGTCACCGTCTTCCAGCAGTCAGCAGTGTAC contains these protein-coding regions:
- the LOC122758828 gene encoding urotensin-2 receptor, translating into MTTVSMEPVRVLSERGTNATDPPVSAHEDTAATFTIGTILSIMCLVGVSGNIYTLVVMCQSMRTAASMYIYIINLALADLLYLLTIPFIVCTHFLKEWYFGNTGCRILISMDFLTMHASIFTLTIMSTERYFAVLKPLDTVKRSKSYRKAIALLVWAASLILTLPMVVSIQLMTVGTKAMCQSTLSRLSYKVYISFLFCTSIVAPGLIIGFLYTQLARTYWVSQTETFKQTKKLPNQKVLYLIFTIVLLFWACFLPFWIWQLLFQFYPTLSLSAEAKRNINYLTTCLTYSNSCINPFLYTLLTKNYKEYLRKHKRSWSAGSYFNRRSRFQRSPRRSPSSSSQQCTESFMLTHTASLRAHNSSL